The genomic interval TGCACTGGGGGTATAGCCCGTTCCCGCTTGGAGTTTTACGGTCAGTGGTTTGGTTTCACTGATTCCCCGGGTTGCCGTGGGTACCACCGGAATCGACACTTCCTGGAGGTTGGGAGGCACCACCACGCTACCACTTAAGGCGGTGAAATCGGTGCCAGAAACAGCCGCATTGGCAGCCCCGGGAACGATCGCATAATTCACGGTTAACCCACTTGCCGGAGCGGGTTTGTCCAGGGTGACTTTGAAGGCACCCGGCACTAACCCAACCTTACGGGCATCCCCAGCGGGGGCGATCGCCGCATTCAGCAGCACGGGTGCCTGATCCAGGATGTTAATCGTAGCGGGGGTTGGGCTGGGCTGATAATTCGTACCGGATTTAAGTTTCAGGGTCAGGGGCTTGGTTGCATTGACGCCCAGGGTTGCCTTCGGCGTAACCGGAATCGTCACTTCCTTACCACCGGGAAATGTCACCGAACCGCTTAATGGTTCAAAGTCAACCCCCTGGGCAGCGGCATCCGCACCACCTGGAACAATTTCGTAGTTGACCACCAGCCCATTGGGAGCGTCCTGGTCAAGCTGGATTTTGAACGCACCTGCTTGCTGCGTCACCTTGTTGGCATCTCCAGCGGCAACAATGCTGGCGTTGAGCAACACCTGGTCAGAGATTTTCACCACATCAACGGCTTTGCAAACCCGATAGCCCGTTCCTGGTTTTAGATTGGCAACCACAACCCCGGAGGAATCGCCCAGGGGAGGGGTGCCCTGGGGGTTGACCTGAATCGTGACACTGCTGCTGCCAGCGGGAACGGTCACACTCCGCCCTGTGGGTTGGAGCGTGAAATCCGTACCTTCCACACTGGCAGTCAATGGGGTAGGGGGAGCAACTTCATTGATCCCATAATTCACCACAACCCCACCCGCAGGAGCAACCTGATCGAGAGTGATGGTGAATTCGCCCGGAACTGGGCCAATTTTGTGGGCTTCTGGCTTCGTGGCTTCGATGTTTGCCGCGATCGCCGGACGCAGAACGATGGACGTTTCAACCCTGAAATTTGCCTTCGTGGTACGCCGTTCCGCGTAGAACAGATCGAGCGGGTAGGTTTGTCCTTCAGTCAGTCCCAGCGTATCCAGATTAACTTTTTGAGTCAGCGCCTCGTGAACCCCACCCAGATCGATCACCAGCTTGCCGTTGATGTAAACCCAGAGGTCATCATCTCCCCGGAATTCAAACGTCTGTCCCCGCTGGTAGGTAAACTCCGTATGGGTTTCTAAGGTGAAGTGAAAATTATGCCCGGAGTTAGCAAAGTTACCCAATAGTTCGCCATCGATCGGGAAGAAGCCGCCTCTAGACTTAAAGGGTTCATCAACTGCGCTATCCAGAACGTAGGTGTTTTGAGCCGTTTTTTTGAGGGTGAGCGTGTAACCACTCCTTGTCGCAGTGCTGGGATGGTCATTACTAAACCACCTATCGAATGCAGCTTTGCCATTGTTCCACAGGGTTGTGGCTCCAGAATAGGCAGGCTTCCCATCCACCAGGGTGGTTTGCACGATGCCCGTGACTAAGCCGAAGCCAGAACTGTTGGGGAATCTTGTCCGTTCTGCTGGTCTGGGGTCCATCTCAAAATCCGGATGGCCGTTGACAGCATCCTGTTTTTTCGGAATAAAATCACGAATCGTTGCTTGCAGCGTGATCGTAGCGGGGAGATTTTGAGTCGCATTTTGAGGATTGCTTCCGGTCGTTGTGGGGGCGGACATTGACGATCTCCTTTGGTTTAGAACGTAACTTGACTGTTGGTGGGGGCTTGAACCGTTTTTCAATCTACAGATGAGAGCCGCATTTTAGATTTTGAATCAGCTGATTGGACAAGATTAAAACTTATCAGCCATCCATTCAAATGTCAGAGCTTCCCTATTTGAGAAAGGTATGAGTTGAGATTTGAAGAGTGGTGTGGATAATTTTCGATTCTGCCATCAAGACTGAAATTGAAAACAAAGCAGGTTTGAACTATTCCGGACAATTGAATTGAGAGCTACAGAGATAATTCATGGGTGCGATCGTCCTCCAAATTGCGAACACCTTTAATCGTAAGCCTTTGACAATTACCAACCTGGTATACAAGTCATCTATTTCTGTGATGTTGAAAGGGTAACGGTGTGATCTTAATTACTTAAGTTCTGGTTTAAGAAAACAGATCATTCCCTTCAATTTGAATCACTCATTTGTGTGGTTCCTTCCATGAAACTAAACTGTTTAGGTTTTATTTTTCTCAGATATGGAGA from Kovacikia minuta CCNUW1 carries:
- a CDS encoding fibro-slime domain-containing protein, which translates into the protein MSAPTTTGSNPQNATQNLPATITLQATIRDFIPKKQDAVNGHPDFEMDPRPAERTRFPNSSGFGLVTGIVQTTLVDGKPAYSGATTLWNNGKAAFDRWFSNDHPSTATRSGYTLTLKKTAQNTYVLDSAVDEPFKSRGGFFPIDGELLGNFANSGHNFHFTLETHTEFTYQRGQTFEFRGDDDLWVYINGKLVIDLGGVHEALTQKVNLDTLGLTEGQTYPLDLFYAERRTTKANFRVETSIVLRPAIAANIEATKPEAHKIGPVPGEFTITLDQVAPAGGVVVNYGINEVAPPTPLTASVEGTDFTLQPTGRSVTVPAGSSSVTIQVNPQGTPPLGDSSGVVVANLKPGTGYRVCKAVDVVKISDQVLLNASIVAAGDANKVTQQAGAFKIQLDQDAPNGLVVNYEIVPGGADAAAQGVDFEPLSGSVTFPGGKEVTIPVTPKATLGVNATKPLTLKLKSGTNYQPSPTPATINILDQAPVLLNAAIAPAGDARKVGLVPGAFKVTLDKPAPASGLTVNYAIVPGAANAAVSGTDFTALSGSVVVPPNLQEVSIPVVPTATRGISETKPLTVKLQAGTGYTPSATPAMINIIDVAVPLNAAIARVADARKVGSVQGAFKVTLDKAAPAGGLTVNYAIVPGPANAAISGTDFAALSGSVVVPANHQEVSIPVVPAATRGISETKPLTLKLQPGTGYTPSATSATINIIDEAVRVVLPTVSIRAGGDAWRPVPAEPARPPRPARPEIPVVNSSFTITCTDKRADQSLVVTFSLAGEAQLGTDFDLSNNVQPPSVTIPAGQTSVTLPVNPRVAVRFRNKDLVVVAQLQDAPGSYTVATRSASLTIKVRNPDPA